The following proteins come from a genomic window of Triticum aestivum cultivar Chinese Spring chromosome 6A, IWGSC CS RefSeq v2.1, whole genome shotgun sequence:
- the LOC123132367 gene encoding uncharacterized protein, with protein MAWQQSPSPAAANSSPPPAPTTVISLDEDLLREIFLRLPSLPSLVRAALSCRTFLGAVRSSPAFRRSFREAHLPPLLGLFFDPEVPSIPAFAPLRRRADPDLAAAVRGADFFLTRLPADDDTFPGWAIEGCCDGNVLLQNCSLEQFAVYNPLARALDLIPVPPDKIFDGARGDAKYLGCYILSSEEGGEPLRLVYTCHDKSRARAAVFSSESREWQIFPWSEAVTPLPEDQHWLKVGTLVNGFVYWIHTNEAYILVLNTATLHFSQMDLPPTLVARDLIFRVGETKDGKPCIVCPIDFELFVWVRGAEDDGIERWIFDQRFPLETIVEVTESTLVEHGDLKVVATIGGFVYFSTMETFLDGHNPSWFMSLCMETGELATLFQRRFDGHPHPYIMAWPPCLIDNQVHPQLEGA; from the coding sequence ATGGCCTGGCAGCAATCaccctcgccggcggcggcgaacTCATCGCCACCACCCGCTCCCACCACCGTAATCTCTCTCGACGAAGATCTCCTCCGCGAGATCTTCCTCCGCCTCCCCTCCCTCCCGAGCCTCGTCCGTGCCGCCCTCAGCTGCCGCACCTTCCTCGGCGCCGTCCGCTCGTCCCCCGCCTTCCGCCGCAGCTTCCGGGAGGCCCACCTGCCCCCTCTCCTCGGCCTCTTCTTCGACCCCGAAGTGCCCTCCATCCCCGCCTTCgcgcccctccgccgccgcgccgaccCTGACCTCGCGGCCGCCGTCCGCGGCGCCGATTTCTTCCTCACCCGCCTCCCCGCCGACGACGACACCTTCCCGGGGTGGGCCATAGAGGGCTGCTGCGACGGCAACGTCCTCCTCCAGAACTGCAGCCTGGAGCAGTTCGCCGTCTACAACCCCCTCGCGCGGGCCCTGGATCTCATCCCCGTGCCGCCCGACAAGATCTTCGACGGCGCCCGCGGCGACGCCAAGTACCTCGGATGCTACATCCTCTCCTCCGAAGAGGGCGGCGAGCCGCTGCGCCTGGTCTACACCTGCCATGACAAGTCGCGGGCGCGTGCCGCCGTCTTCTCGTCGGAGAGCAGGGAGTGGCAGATCTTCCCGTGGTCGGAGGCTGTGACGCCACTGCCTGAAGACCAGCACTGGCTTAAAGTTGGCACGTTGGTGAATGGGTTCGTCTACTGGATACACACAAATGAAGCCTACATCCTTGTGCTGAACACAGCGACACTACATTTCTCCCAGATGGATTTGCCGCCGACCTTGGTGGCGCGAGATCTCATATTCAGGGTTGGCGAGACCAAGGATGGGAAGCCTTGCATTGTCTGCCCAATTGATTTCGAGCTTTTTGTTTGGGTCCGGGGAGCCGAGGATGACGGCATCGAGAGATGGATATTTGACCAGAGGTTTCCGTTGGAGACGATTGTCGAGGTCACCGAGAGTACACTTGTGGAACATGGTGACCTGAAGGTTGTGGCCACTATTGGTGGATTTGTGTACTTCTCTACCATGGAAACTTTCCTTGATGGTCATAATCCTAGTTGGTTCATGTCTCTATGCATGGAGACAGGGGAGCTGGCCACGCTCTTTCAGAGGAGATTTGACGGCCATCCCCATCCCTACATCATGGCATGGCCTCCTTGCTTGATAGACAACCAGGTGCACCCTCAACTTGAAGGTGCTTGA